The following are encoded together in the Phragmites australis chromosome 19, lpPhrAust1.1, whole genome shotgun sequence genome:
- the LOC133900814 gene encoding pentatricopeptide repeat-containing protein At5g56310-like, whose amino-acid sequence MQTPAAPLATAVAVVGARATRLPRRPNLSLLADRCATPRALARVHAAMLVSGRLADDAFAASRLLAAYAAVSPDPAAAALALLSSLPCAPNSFMLNTTLRALTSSPDPASAFPFFARLRATGTLAPGRHTFPFLLKAAARLPLPLPVAEQLHALAVRHGVHLDAYVANGLVRAYSVAGRLRAARRVFDELPERNVAVYTTMVSAYAQNGRHENAIGAFDEMVHEGFEPGGAALASVLSACARSASGGLEMGRRVHDLMEARGMAAPLGVVLGTALVDMYAKNGAIRESVAVFDGMRERRAATWNALISGLAHHGHGERALAMFQRMQREGVPPNATTLVGALSACCHAGLLDEARRLFRSMEKDFGIAPGIQHYGCMVNLLGRAGLLAEAEEMIRGMTCEADTVIWGALLTACKNHGDVEIAEQAVVEMLKLDPSNHGVYVVLSNMYAEAGRWQDVDKLRKVMKGARLSKIPGASAVGGDASPEQPEQTQPLAKVLV is encoded by the coding sequence ATGCAAACGCCGGCGGCGCCGCTCGCCACGGCCGTGGCCGTCGTCGGCGCCCGCGCAACCCGCCTTCCGCGACGCCCAAACCTCTCCCTCCTCGCCGACCGCTGCGCCACCCCGCGCGCGCTGGCTCGCGTCCACGCGGCGATGCTTGTCTCCGGCCGCCTCGCCGACGACGCGTTCGCGGCGTCCCGCCTCCTGGCCGCCTACGCCGCCGTCTCCCCCgaccctgccgccgccgcgctcgccctcctctcctccctcccctgcGCGCCCAACTCCTTCATGCTCAACACCACCCTCCGCGCGCTCACCTCCTCCCCCGACCCCGCCTCCGCCTTCCCCTTCTTCGCCCGCCTCCGCGCCACCGGCACCCTCGCGCCCGGCAGGCACACCTTCCCCTTTCTCCTCAAGGCCGCCGCGCgcctcccgctcccgctccccgTCGCCGAGCAGCTCCACGCGCTCGCCGTTAGGCACGGGGTCCACCTCGACGCCTACGTCGCCAACGGCCTCGTCCGGGCCTACTCCGTGGCCGGCCGCCTCCGCGCCGCGCGCAGGGTGTTCGACGAGTTGCCGGAGCGGAACGTGGCCGTGTACACCACGATGGTCTCCGCGTACGCGCAGAACGGGAGGCACGAGAACGCCATCGGGGCGTTCGACGAGATGGTCCACGAGGGGTTCGAGCCCGGCGGGGCCGCGCTGGCGTCCGTGCTGTCGGCGTGCGCGCGGTCGGCGTCGGGCGGGCTCGAGATGGGGCGGCGGGTGCACGACCTCATGGAGGCGCGGGGCATGGCAGCGCCCCTGGGTGTCGTCCTCGGCACGGCGCTGGTGGACATGTACGCCAAGAATGGCGCGATCCGGGAGTCAGTCGCGGTGTTCGATGGGATGAGGGAGCGGCGCGCGGCGACGTGGAACGCCCTAATCTCGGGGCTGGCGCACCACGGGCACGGCGAGCGTGCGCTGGCCATGTTCCAGCGGATGCAACGGGAGGGCGTGCCGCCGAACGCGACCACGCTCGTCGGGGCGCTCTCGGCTTGCTGCCACGCGGGGCTGCTGGACGAGGCGCGCCGGCTGTTCAGGTCAATGGAGAAGGACTTCGGGATCGCGCCGGGCATCCAGCATTACGGGTGCATGGTCAACCTCCTTGGCCGGGCCGGGCTCCTGGCGGAGGCCGAGGAGATGATACGGGGAATGACGTGCGAAGCGGACACCGTGATCTGGGGAGCACTGCTGACGGCCTGCAAGAACCACGGTGATGTCGAGATCGCGGAGCAGGCGGTGGTTGAAATGCTGAAACTGGATCCTAGCAACCATGGCGTGTACGTGGTACTGTCAAACATGTATGCGGAGGCTGGGAGGTGGCAGGACGTGGACAAGCTGAGGAAGGTGATGAAGGGAGCGCGGCTGTCGAAGATCCCTGGGGCGAGTGCAGTCGGTGGCGATGCCTCACCGGAGCAACCAGAGCAAACGCAACCACTAGCGAAGGTGCTTGTCTAG
- the LOC133900815 gene encoding uncharacterized protein LOC133900815 isoform X1, with product MEADAAAAPAGESDHHHGSGCMAVRTSLPRCVLGGGGSGSPDEMSCGSPRWIGRGLSCVCIKRKGAYERICMNLTPLQEERLRRLKHRMNVYFDPSRRDHQEALKALWHATYPDQELQGLISEQWKDMGWQGRDPSTDFRGAGFISLENILFFAKTFSASFQRLLKKQCGNRATWEYPFAVAGVNITFMIMQMLDLQSTKPRTFVRAIFIQMLSEDEWAFDLLYCVAFVVMDKQWLEKNASYMDFNEVLKSTRAQLERELMLDDVMRIEDMPSYSLLC from the exons ATggaggcggacgcggcggcggcgccggcgggggAGAGCGACCACCACCACGGCAGCGGCTGTATGGCCGTCAGGACATCCCTGCCGCGGTGCGtcctcggcggcggtggctctgGATCTCCTG ATGAAATGTCATGCGGATCACCAAGATGGATAGGGAGAGGCCTCTCTTGCGTATGCATAAAGCGAAAAGGGGCATATGAAAGAATATGCATGAACCTCACACCATTGCAG GAAGAAAGGCTTCGGAGATTGAAGCATCGCATGAATGTTTATTTTGATCCATCTAGACGAGATCACCAG GAAGCACTGAAAGCTCTTTGGCATGCCACATATCCTGATCAAGAGCTTCAAGGTTTGATATCTGAACAGTGGAAGGACATGGGTTGGCAAGGAAGAGATCCATCAACTGACTTTAG AGGGGCAGGATTCATATCTCTGGAGAATATTCTATTCTTTGCCAAGACATTCTCT GCCTCGTTTCAGAGACTGCTTAAGAAACAATGTGGTAACAGAGCCACATGGGAGTACCCGTTTGCAGTTGCCGGCGTAAATATTACATTCATGATCATGCAGATGCTTGATCTCCAGTCAA CTAAGCCAAGAACATTTGTGCGAGCAATTTTTATCCAAATGCTCTCAG AGGATGAGTGGGCATTTGATCTGCTCTATTGCGTCGCATTTGTTGTGATGGACAAACAGTGGCTGGAGAAGAATGCCTCTTACATGGACTTCAAT GAAGTACTGAAGTCGACACGTGCCCAGCTGGAGAGAGAGCTAATGCTGGACGACGTGATGAGGATCGAAGACATGCCATCATACAGCCTGCTTTGCTAG
- the LOC133900815 gene encoding uncharacterized protein LOC133900815 isoform X2, with amino-acid sequence MLGQLALWAKIANEMSCGSPRWIGRGLSCVCIKRKGAYERICMNLTPLQEERLRRLKHRMNVYFDPSRRDHQEALKALWHATYPDQELQGLISEQWKDMGWQGRDPSTDFRGAGFISLENILFFAKTFSASFQRLLKKQCGNRATWEYPFAVAGVNITFMIMQMLDLQSTKPRTFVRAIFIQMLSEDEWAFDLLYCVAFVVMDKQWLEKNASYMDFNEVLKSTRAQLERELMLDDVMRIEDMPSYSLLC; translated from the exons ATGCTGGGGCAGCTAGCTCTGTGGGCTAAAATTGCCA ATGAAATGTCATGCGGATCACCAAGATGGATAGGGAGAGGCCTCTCTTGCGTATGCATAAAGCGAAAAGGGGCATATGAAAGAATATGCATGAACCTCACACCATTGCAG GAAGAAAGGCTTCGGAGATTGAAGCATCGCATGAATGTTTATTTTGATCCATCTAGACGAGATCACCAG GAAGCACTGAAAGCTCTTTGGCATGCCACATATCCTGATCAAGAGCTTCAAGGTTTGATATCTGAACAGTGGAAGGACATGGGTTGGCAAGGAAGAGATCCATCAACTGACTTTAG AGGGGCAGGATTCATATCTCTGGAGAATATTCTATTCTTTGCCAAGACATTCTCT GCCTCGTTTCAGAGACTGCTTAAGAAACAATGTGGTAACAGAGCCACATGGGAGTACCCGTTTGCAGTTGCCGGCGTAAATATTACATTCATGATCATGCAGATGCTTGATCTCCAGTCAA CTAAGCCAAGAACATTTGTGCGAGCAATTTTTATCCAAATGCTCTCAG AGGATGAGTGGGCATTTGATCTGCTCTATTGCGTCGCATTTGTTGTGATGGACAAACAGTGGCTGGAGAAGAATGCCTCTTACATGGACTTCAAT GAAGTACTGAAGTCGACACGTGCCCAGCTGGAGAGAGAGCTAATGCTGGACGACGTGATGAGGATCGAAGACATGCCATCATACAGCCTGCTTTGCTAG